A portion of the Algisphaera agarilytica genome contains these proteins:
- a CDS encoding PEP-CTERM sorting domain-containing protein: MGCAIATLQLTSPSHAVPTFDQFGPFPNATFGGVGIPNDSVAASTQFVADFDAQPGRQSAQITLAMNTTQRFSNDVVTNDGFGTFFAEPGSNFGNPLNPLDQSSSSLEGATWNFNFYILVEGINGSDPTLADFQIDLLYDFDPGVNTPTSEQGRINITNGAIAAAIQGNTPVTSLAEGSENLLFNFLETGIPNIVMPPTSVNAFSPEAIGEYSFSIEVISLLDGSTLETVGISVVVPEPSSLALLGLASLGLAVRRRA; the protein is encoded by the coding sequence TTGGGCTGCGCGATCGCTACGCTCCAGCTGACCAGCCCATCCCACGCGGTTCCGACCTTTGACCAGTTTGGTCCTTTCCCCAACGCGACTTTTGGCGGGGTTGGCATCCCCAACGACAGCGTGGCTGCGTCCACGCAATTCGTTGCCGACTTTGATGCTCAGCCCGGCCGCCAATCCGCCCAGATCACCCTGGCGATGAACACGACCCAACGATTCAGCAACGACGTGGTCACCAACGATGGCTTCGGAACTTTCTTCGCAGAGCCCGGCAGCAACTTCGGTAATCCGCTGAATCCTCTGGACCAATCCTCTTCGTCATTGGAGGGTGCCACTTGGAATTTCAACTTTTACATCCTCGTTGAGGGGATTAATGGCTCGGACCCCACACTGGCGGATTTCCAGATCGATCTGCTTTACGACTTTGATCCGGGCGTGAATACACCAACCAGCGAACAGGGCCGAATCAACATCACCAACGGGGCTATCGCTGCGGCCATCCAAGGTAATACCCCCGTCACCAGCCTCGCGGAAGGTTCAGAAAACCTGCTGTTTAACTTTCTGGAAACAGGGATTCCGAACATTGTGATGCCGCCGACCTCGGTCAACGCCTTCTCGCCCGAAGCGATCGGCGAATACAGCTTTTCGATCGAGGTCATCAGTCTCCTCGACGGCTCCACACTCGAAACCGTGGGGATCAGCGTCGTGGTCCCCGAGCCCAGCTCGCTGGCCCTACTGGGTCTTGCCAGCCTGGGCCTGGCCGTCCGACGCCGAGCGTAA
- a CDS encoding lysophospholipid acyltransferase family protein, with amino-acid sequence MLDFSDQPYQYFPPKHSRFWSALLLYHNRTRHLPGTQQIMEVVPSGHDELLEQLKPGDRLVFLPNHSTHADAAIFLEALRQLGISSLLMAAYDVFLRGRVHRFTMQRMGAFAVDRDGSDPKPMKQALATLEAGKHALSIFPEGNVYLTNDRVTPFMDGAAFIALKAQQALQKADDTSGRILAVPVSIKATHLTNARMKVTQRFEPLGNQLGVEADFHAEPIKAVYQAAEIALHRNLKQRGLDVPDAPDLGSLVEQAATNVLERLEAKLEVTPKPKDSLLDRVRSARRLIHEVRIDPERAVDHAAAATWADEAMLAYRIASYPMGYAAEKPTLDRVSETVEKLEEDLLTRMPAPMCRRHAYVHFNAPIDVSDLLTEHPKLRAAVGAFTSQTEAAVQAGIDHLNHHNPHPGGQMW; translated from the coding sequence ATGCTCGATTTTTCTGACCAGCCCTACCAATACTTCCCGCCCAAGCACTCCCGCTTCTGGTCGGCCCTGCTGCTCTACCACAACCGCACCCGCCACCTGCCCGGGACGCAGCAGATCATGGAGGTCGTCCCCTCGGGCCACGACGAGCTGCTCGAACAACTCAAGCCCGGCGATCGGCTCGTGTTCCTGCCCAACCACTCGACCCACGCCGACGCGGCGATCTTCCTCGAAGCCCTGCGGCAGCTCGGCATCAGCAGCCTGCTGATGGCGGCCTACGACGTGTTCCTCCGCGGCCGGGTCCACCGCTTCACGATGCAGCGCATGGGCGCGTTCGCCGTGGATCGTGACGGCAGCGACCCCAAGCCGATGAAGCAGGCGCTCGCCACGCTCGAAGCGGGCAAGCACGCGCTATCGATCTTCCCCGAGGGGAACGTGTATCTGACCAACGACCGGGTGACGCCGTTCATGGATGGCGCGGCGTTTATCGCGCTCAAGGCGCAGCAGGCGTTGCAGAAGGCCGACGACACCTCGGGGCGCATCCTCGCGGTGCCGGTGTCGATCAAAGCGACCCACCTGACCAACGCCCGGATGAAAGTCACCCAGCGATTCGAGCCGTTGGGTAATCAGCTCGGCGTCGAGGCGGACTTTCACGCCGAGCCGATCAAGGCCGTGTATCAGGCGGCCGAGATCGCGCTGCACCGCAACCTCAAGCAACGCGGGCTCGATGTGCCCGACGCCCCGGACCTGGGTTCGCTGGTCGAGCAGGCCGCGACGAACGTCCTCGAACGCCTCGAAGCCAAGCTCGAAGTCACGCCCAAACCCAAGGACTCGCTGCTCGACCGCGTACGCTCGGCCCGCCGGTTGATCCACGAGGTGCGTATCGATCCCGAGCGTGCGGTGGACCACGCCGCCGCTGCGACCTGGGCGGACGAAGCGATGCTGGCGTACCGGATCGCCAGCTACCCCATGGGCTACGCCGCCGAGAAGCCGACGCTCGACCGCGTGAGCGAGACCGTCGAGAAGTTGGAAGAGGACCTCTTGACCCGCATGCCCGCACCCATGTGCCGACGGCACGCCTATGTGCACTTCAACGCCCCCATCGACGTCTCCGATCTGCTGACCGAACACCCCAAGCTGCGGGCCGCGGTGGGCGCATTCACCTCGCAGACCGAAGCCGCGGTCCAGGCGGGCATCGACCACCTCAACCACCACAACCCCCACCCCGGCGGGCAGATGTGGTGA
- a CDS encoding class I SAM-dependent methyltransferase: MSRRPTSTFPRTLTRLWSLTEPSSETMRTSDALDHPTMHRLVKTDGGDYWVCSETGQLEHTVQVPPQPHEYDGHWKEMVERGEPTDRQKRSARELLERFEPYRTHGRMFEIATGLGPVVEIARDMGWQPEGIEFSPYAAEQTTARTGIPVQVGPAEEMQLEEGAYDLVIMDNLFEHLTRPRHVLHTAAKALRPGGVIYLQTLNAQCLSLHAQPTGWIYFALGHQFVPTRLSFDHYLEHCGLEFVFRTTRGFRPRPQRDENEINGVARSYEKIVSHIARATHTGHRIECILRRKA, from the coding sequence ATGAGCCGACGCCCCACCTCGACTTTCCCCCGCACGCTGACCCGCTTGTGGTCGCTGACCGAACCGTCTTCGGAAACGATGCGCACCTCCGACGCGTTGGACCACCCCACAATGCACCGCCTCGTGAAGACCGACGGCGGGGACTACTGGGTCTGCTCCGAAACCGGCCAGCTCGAGCACACGGTCCAGGTCCCGCCGCAGCCGCACGAGTACGACGGGCACTGGAAAGAGATGGTCGAGCGCGGCGAACCCACCGACCGTCAGAAACGCTCGGCCCGCGAACTGCTCGAGCGTTTCGAGCCCTACCGCACCCACGGCCGGATGTTCGAGATTGCGACCGGCCTGGGCCCCGTCGTCGAGATCGCCCGCGATATGGGCTGGCAGCCCGAGGGGATCGAGTTCTCGCCCTACGCCGCCGAGCAGACCACCGCCCGCACCGGCATCCCCGTGCAGGTCGGCCCGGCCGAGGAGATGCAGCTCGAAGAAGGCGCCTACGACCTGGTCATCATGGACAACCTCTTCGAGCACCTCACCCGCCCCCGCCACGTGCTGCACACCGCAGCAAAAGCGCTCCGCCCCGGCGGCGTGATCTACCTGCAAACGCTCAACGCCCAGTGTCTGTCGCTCCACGCCCAGCCGACGGGTTGGATCTATTTTGCGCTGGGCCACCAGTTCGTGCCGACGCGTCTGAGCTTCGACCACTACCTCGAGCACTGCGGCCTGGAGTTCGTGTTCCGCACCACCCGCGGCTTCCGCCCCCGGCCGCAGCGCGACGAGAACGAGATCAACGGCGTCGCCCGCTCCTACGAAAAAATCGTCTCGCACATCGCCCGCGCCACGCACACCGGCCACCGCATCGAGTGCATCCTGCGACGAAAAGCCTAA
- a CDS encoding esterase/lipase family protein → MVQGCAFRDLNRDQKEIDRAGWVKLRVEGERFADHPVYAALVREPGDSMMAVTVETYGVMPGSQQIELRAPEGNYLVVAFQDVNENKKYDESEPFAAYGQPEPIELWAGRVIEDLTLSLDVAVMPDLWTPKALQERGVEVSERLANFGKLITLDDPRFEREVARTGMWQPAHFIHGNNAGMYVLEEYDPAKKPVVFVHGIGGSPRHFTTIIEQMDRERFQPWVFYYPSAMRLQELGDYLQVCLDRMRAEHGYKNVAIVSHSMGGLVSWAGVRAHLKQSPTPYIDFFVTIHSPLGGMSSAAAGVDHAPVVMNCWIDLDPRSEFIATVYEEPLPASIPYHLFYGVVEGQEVSLPVPKDTLDAELAKVDPSAFNDETVSLDSQLQRSAVAQTTSLHSNYATHMGTLRDPQTIETLNGLLAEYADNRPAE, encoded by the coding sequence ATGGTTCAAGGGTGTGCTTTTCGGGACCTCAACCGGGATCAGAAGGAGATCGACCGGGCGGGCTGGGTCAAGCTGCGGGTCGAGGGCGAGCGGTTTGCCGATCACCCGGTGTACGCGGCGCTGGTCCGCGAGCCGGGGGACAGCATGATGGCCGTGACCGTCGAGACCTACGGGGTCATGCCGGGCAGCCAGCAGATCGAGCTGCGGGCCCCCGAGGGCAACTACCTGGTGGTGGCGTTCCAGGACGTCAACGAGAACAAGAAGTACGACGAGTCCGAGCCGTTCGCGGCCTACGGCCAACCCGAGCCGATCGAGCTCTGGGCGGGCCGGGTGATCGAAGACCTGACGCTGTCGCTGGACGTGGCGGTGATGCCGGACCTGTGGACGCCCAAGGCGTTGCAGGAGCGCGGGGTCGAGGTGTCGGAGCGGCTGGCGAATTTCGGGAAGCTCATCACCCTCGACGACCCACGCTTCGAGCGCGAGGTCGCCCGCACCGGGATGTGGCAGCCCGCCCACTTCATCCACGGCAACAACGCGGGCATGTACGTCCTCGAGGAATACGACCCGGCCAAGAAGCCGGTCGTCTTCGTGCACGGCATCGGCGGCTCGCCCCGGCACTTCACCACGATCATCGAGCAGATGGACCGCGAGCGTTTTCAGCCTTGGGTCTTCTACTACCCCTCGGCGATGCGGCTGCAAGAGCTCGGCGACTACCTGCAGGTCTGCCTCGACCGTATGCGGGCGGAGCACGGCTACAAGAACGTCGCGATCGTTAGCCATAGCATGGGCGGGTTGGTGTCGTGGGCGGGGGTTCGGGCGCACCTCAAGCAGAGCCCCACGCCGTACATCGATTTCTTCGTCACGATCCATTCGCCGCTCGGCGGGATGTCGAGCGCGGCTGCGGGCGTGGACCACGCGCCGGTCGTGATGAACTGCTGGATCGACCTGGATCCGCGCAGCGAGTTCATCGCGACGGTGTACGAAGAACCGCTTCCCGCTTCGATTCCGTATCACTTGTTCTACGGGGTGGTCGAAGGGCAAGAGGTCTCTCTTCCCGTTCCCAAGGACACACTCGACGCGGAGCTCGCCAAGGTAGACCCATCCGCGTTCAACGACGAAACCGTCTCGCTCGACAGCCAGCTGCAACGCTCGGCCGTCGCGCAAACGACCTCGCTACACAGCAACTACGCCACGCATATGGGTACACTGCGTGACCCGCAGACCATTGAAACCCTCAACGGCCTGCTCGCCGAGTACGCCGACAACCGCCCCGCCGAATGA
- the ilvC gene encoding ketol-acid reductoisomerase → METLYDKDGSLAPLQGKTIAVIGYGSQGHAHAQNLRDSGLTVIVANRKESTNGKLAIEHGFDPLPVDEAVKQADLIAIALPDEVQPDVYEASIAPNLTAGKTLLFTHGFNVHFGTITPPEDVNVVMVAPKGPGHTVRWEYERGGGVPTLMAVHQDATGDAKDQALAYAIGNGGGKGGILVTNFKDECETDLFGEQVVLCGGLSESIKKGFEVLTEAGYPPELAYFEVCHELELIINLIKRGGLDYMRYSISNTAEFGDYYTGPKICDDDTKKRMEAALKHIQDGSFAKAFRDDYANGFKWFKQQRAENAGHGVESVGKELRRMMPWLKPVELSDGGPVEV, encoded by the coding sequence ATCGAAACCCTTTACGACAAAGACGGCAGCCTCGCACCCCTCCAAGGCAAGACCATCGCCGTCATCGGCTACGGCTCGCAGGGCCACGCCCACGCCCAGAACCTCCGCGACTCGGGCCTCACCGTCATCGTCGCCAACCGCAAAGAGTCCACCAACGGCAAGCTCGCCATTGAGCACGGCTTCGACCCGCTGCCCGTCGATGAGGCTGTGAAGCAAGCCGACCTGATCGCCATTGCGTTGCCCGACGAAGTGCAGCCCGATGTCTACGAAGCCTCGATCGCCCCGAACCTGACCGCGGGCAAGACCCTGCTGTTCACCCACGGCTTCAACGTCCACTTCGGCACCATCACCCCCCCGGAAGATGTCAATGTGGTGATGGTCGCTCCCAAAGGTCCGGGCCACACCGTGCGTTGGGAGTACGAGCGAGGCGGCGGCGTGCCCACCCTTATGGCCGTCCATCAAGACGCCACCGGTGACGCCAAAGACCAGGCTCTCGCCTACGCCATCGGCAACGGCGGCGGCAAGGGCGGCATCCTCGTCACCAACTTCAAAGACGAGTGCGAGACCGACCTCTTCGGCGAACAGGTCGTCCTCTGTGGCGGCCTCAGCGAATCGATCAAGAAGGGCTTCGAAGTCCTCACCGAAGCCGGCTACCCCCCCGAGCTGGCCTACTTCGAAGTCTGCCACGAGCTCGAGCTGATCATCAACCTGATCAAGCGCGGCGGCCTGGACTACATGCGTTACAGCATCTCCAACACCGCGGAGTTCGGCGACTACTACACCGGCCCTAAGATCTGCGACGACGACACCAAGAAGCGCATGGAAGCCGCCCTCAAGCACATCCAGGACGGCAGCTTCGCCAAGGCCTTCCGCGACGACTACGCCAACGGCTTCAAGTGGTTCAAGCAGCAACGTGCGGAGAATGCGGGTCACGGCGTCGAAAGCGTCGGCAAAGAACTCCGCCGCATGATGCCCTGGCTCAAGCCTGTCGAGCTGAGCGACGGCGGCCCGGTTGAGGTTTAA
- a CDS encoding 6-phosphofructokinase, with the protein MSRNLGILTSGGDCPGLNAAIRGVCKPAINRFDFQAIGFRDGFRGLMQDRTLRLEDELLSGILTQGGTILGTSRDKPNKMPVGDQVLDMTNVMVETYDRHHLDALICLGGGGTQKNAKLLMDKGLNVITLPKTIDNDVGLTDITFGFDTALEIATDAIDKLHSTATSHHRIIVVEIMGHRAGWLALGAGVAGGADVVLIPEIPYDLERVAEAIKKRTKSGKRFSIVAVAEGAMSTKEHAEFAAAKKRKQEAPDKETKQKIKAELASLDRARGDHTVHLTHLLEELVGMEARLTILGHLQRGGTPSAADRLLATQLGTKAAECLNEEQFGVMIAARGHDAVPVPLTEVAGNRKLVPLDHPWLETARRVGTCLGDESAAPSHNRSLSI; encoded by the coding sequence ATGTCTCGCAACCTCGGCATCCTCACTTCCGGGGGCGACTGCCCCGGGCTCAACGCCGCCATCCGCGGGGTGTGCAAGCCCGCCATCAACCGCTTCGACTTCCAAGCCATCGGCTTCCGCGACGGCTTCCGTGGGCTCATGCAAGACCGCACGCTCCGCCTCGAAGACGAATTGCTCTCGGGCATCCTCACCCAAGGCGGCACGATCCTGGGAACCTCACGCGACAAGCCCAACAAGATGCCCGTCGGCGACCAGGTCCTGGACATGACCAACGTCATGGTCGAGACCTACGACCGCCACCACCTCGACGCCCTGATCTGCCTCGGCGGCGGCGGCACACAGAAAAACGCCAAGCTCCTCATGGACAAAGGCCTCAACGTCATCACCCTGCCCAAGACCATCGACAACGACGTGGGCCTGACCGACATCACCTTCGGCTTCGACACCGCGCTCGAGATCGCCACCGACGCGATCGACAAGCTCCACTCCACCGCGACCAGCCACCACCGCATCATCGTGGTCGAGATCATGGGCCACCGCGCCGGTTGGCTCGCCCTGGGCGCGGGCGTCGCGGGCGGGGCCGACGTGGTGCTGATCCCCGAGATCCCCTACGACCTCGAACGGGTCGCAGAGGCGATCAAGAAACGCACCAAGTCCGGCAAGCGTTTCTCGATCGTTGCTGTCGCCGAGGGCGCGATGTCGACCAAGGAACACGCCGAGTTCGCCGCGGCCAAGAAACGTAAGCAGGAAGCCCCGGACAAAGAGACCAAGCAGAAGATCAAGGCCGAGCTGGCCAGCCTCGACCGAGCCCGCGGCGATCACACCGTCCACCTCACCCACCTGCTCGAAGAACTGGTCGGCATGGAAGCACGGCTCACGATCCTGGGCCACCTCCAGCGCGGCGGCACCCCCAGCGCCGCCGACCGCCTGCTCGCCACCCAACTCGGCACCAAGGCCGCCGAATGTTTAAACGAAGAACAGTTCGGCGTCATGATCGCCGCCCGTGGACACGACGCCGTCCCGGTCCCGCTCACCGAAGTAGCCGGCAACCGCAAACTCGTCCCCCTCGACCACCCCTGGCTCGAAACCGCCCGGCGTGTGGGGACGTGCCTTGGGGATGAATCAGCAGCACCAAGCCACAATAGGTCACTATCAATATGA
- a CDS encoding CRTAC1 family protein has translation MKPAQPVLSCLFACSLSSSPALAEVVLSDERPVLFFDVSAHVGLITQPNTKYGGPSIADFDNDGRYDVAVFDHNQTPVMFFRGHEDGQFTREKDMFRVADIHGVAPGDFDRDGDLDALISLGGGSGAKPQPPRMLRNDGEEGFTDVTELAGISAMGARGRAVRWLDLDLDGYLDCVTVNAPQTIRPDWPRNIMYRNLGDGTFEYVKNEVFENIHAEKSLVTDFDGDHRPDLLTFGPHAGFSFYRGLPEMGLEDVGEQVLPEALRDISGVNAAAYADIDGDGDLDYYLARGGLIHDIAMCEDGCDRLDVAFKLWEKQTQSLTFEAGNTLHLTDFSIVDRGHKMPDGMPIFLGAEKKKMNPPDRLKKWVWGHESQGFPEEMDQNGWYLGYLGDRQWKLAYFMESTNLAWTMQGSIRGIDSFEPGWEMNDPNLPDVLLRNDDGVFTDISSVLPPETGGISRGVTPGDFNNDGLEDFMVFRYGGLSTRVPDVVLLNRGDGSFESFTNHGGNDLGAIAHGDMGVAFDYDFDGDIDVVGGDEGGSWRLFANRLRDEVADPENHHYILIHVGYSAETGMDPIGAKLSLTSASGTQTRVVGSGATAFSQSLLNTAHFGLGSDSQVESVKIVWRDGSEQAVSNLQANQKIEAGKDRP, from the coding sequence ATGAAGCCTGCCCAACCCGTTCTGTCGTGCCTGTTTGCTTGCTCGCTTAGTTCGTCTCCTGCGCTCGCGGAGGTGGTGCTGTCGGATGAACGGCCGGTGCTGTTCTTCGATGTCTCGGCACACGTCGGGCTCATCACGCAGCCCAACACGAAGTACGGCGGGCCGTCCATCGCGGACTTTGACAACGACGGGCGGTACGACGTGGCGGTGTTCGACCACAATCAGACGCCGGTGATGTTCTTCCGCGGGCATGAGGACGGGCAGTTCACCCGCGAGAAGGATATGTTCCGGGTCGCCGACATCCACGGCGTGGCGCCGGGTGACTTCGACCGCGACGGCGACCTCGACGCTTTGATCTCGTTGGGCGGGGGCAGCGGTGCTAAACCGCAGCCGCCGCGCATGCTCCGGAACGACGGCGAGGAAGGCTTCACCGACGTCACCGAACTCGCGGGTATCTCAGCGATGGGCGCACGCGGCAGGGCGGTGCGGTGGCTGGACCTCGACCTCGACGGGTATCTCGATTGTGTCACGGTGAACGCGCCGCAGACCATCCGCCCCGATTGGCCGCGCAACATCATGTACCGCAACCTCGGCGACGGTACGTTTGAGTACGTCAAGAACGAGGTCTTTGAGAACATCCATGCAGAGAAGTCTTTGGTGACAGACTTCGACGGCGACCATCGGCCGGACCTGCTGACGTTTGGCCCGCACGCAGGTTTTTCGTTTTACCGTGGCCTGCCGGAGATGGGGCTGGAGGATGTGGGCGAGCAGGTGTTACCCGAGGCGCTGCGTGACATCAGCGGGGTGAACGCGGCGGCGTACGCCGACATCGACGGCGATGGCGACCTGGATTACTACCTCGCCCGGGGCGGGCTGATCCACGACATCGCGATGTGCGAGGACGGCTGCGATCGGCTGGACGTGGCATTCAAGCTGTGGGAGAAACAAACCCAATCGCTGACGTTTGAAGCGGGCAACACGCTGCACCTGACCGACTTCTCGATCGTGGACCGCGGACACAAGATGCCCGACGGGATGCCGATTTTCCTCGGAGCCGAGAAGAAGAAAATGAACCCGCCGGATCGGCTGAAGAAGTGGGTGTGGGGCCACGAATCCCAAGGCTTCCCCGAAGAGATGGACCAGAACGGCTGGTACCTGGGTTACCTGGGCGATCGCCAATGGAAGCTGGCGTACTTCATGGAGAGCACGAACCTGGCGTGGACCATGCAGGGCTCGATCCGCGGCATCGATTCGTTTGAGCCGGGCTGGGAGATGAACGATCCCAACCTGCCGGACGTTCTGCTACGGAACGATGACGGCGTGTTCACCGATATCTCGTCGGTACTCCCGCCCGAGACCGGCGGGATCAGCCGCGGCGTGACCCCGGGCGACTTCAACAACGACGGCCTGGAAGACTTCATGGTGTTTCGCTACGGCGGGCTGAGCACACGCGTACCCGATGTCGTGTTGCTCAACCGCGGCGACGGCAGTTTCGAATCGTTCACCAACCACGGCGGCAACGACCTGGGCGCGATCGCGCACGGCGACATGGGCGTGGCCTTCGACTACGACTTCGACGGCGACATCGATGTGGTCGGCGGCGACGAGGGCGGGTCGTGGCGGCTGTTTGCCAACCGCTTGCGGGACGAAGTGGCCGACCCGGAGAACCACCACTACATCCTGATCCACGTCGGCTACTCGGCCGAGACCGGCATGGACCCCATCGGCGCCAAGCTCTCGCTGACCTCCGCCTCCGGCACGCAGACCCGCGTCGTCGGCTCGGGCGCGACCGCGTTCTCCCAGAGCCTGCTCAACACCGCACACTTCGGCTTGGGCAGCGATTCGCAGGTCGAGAGCGTGAAGATCGTCTGGCGGGACGGCTCGGAGCAAGCCGTCAGCAACCTCCAAGCCAACCAGAAGATCGAGGCCGGTAAGGATCGGCCTTGA
- a CDS encoding sulfatase family protein translates to MFKWVTLSLIVLTLCFSGFASAEKPNIVLIFADDMGYGCAGSYGDTGLVPTPNIDRLAAEGVRFTDGYVTGPACAPSRYGLLMGAYQQRIGVQGTWDAYVNLQDGKPRDTPENNRVPSTHKMVHQTLSGAGYRSAVVGKYNLSSYPKTTFDEGHSVMMFAGDYFPDETGYYGGVGYMLAPGTYKRILWGPERPGDEYLTDRLGRQSVEFMEREHERGRPFFLYLAFNAPHSPMQAKKEDRKVVEHLETEATKMYGAMLHSMDENIGKVLDALDRMGIADNTIVAFASDNGPSFAYRVDWPENWPRELLGSAGPLRGHKGMFTEGGIRVPYIIRWPDGLQAGQVYERPVSTMDLYPTFCAAAGIPIPETTKLDGVNLLPYLRGEVEGDPHDVLYWSIRNRGAVRQGDWKLYVDGKPQLYNLANDIGETTDLSKQHPEITRELNQKFQAFLEMQPPKLYKGKTPFD, encoded by the coding sequence ATGTTCAAATGGGTCACACTGTCCTTGATCGTCTTAACGCTTTGTTTTTCAGGCTTTGCGTCTGCTGAAAAGCCCAATATTGTCCTGATCTTTGCCGACGACATGGGCTACGGCTGTGCCGGGTCCTACGGCGACACGGGGCTGGTGCCCACGCCCAACATCGACCGCCTCGCCGCCGAGGGCGTGCGGTTCACCGACGGCTATGTCACCGGCCCGGCGTGTGCCCCTAGCCGATACGGCCTGCTCATGGGTGCCTACCAGCAACGCATCGGTGTGCAGGGCACCTGGGACGCCTACGTCAATCTTCAGGACGGCAAGCCACGCGATACCCCGGAGAATAACCGCGTGCCCAGCACCCACAAGATGGTGCACCAGACGCTGTCGGGCGCGGGCTACCGCAGCGCGGTGGTCGGCAAGTACAACCTGTCGAGCTACCCCAAGACGACCTTCGACGAGGGCCACTCGGTCATGATGTTTGCCGGGGACTACTTCCCCGATGAGACCGGCTACTACGGCGGGGTGGGTTACATGCTCGCGCCCGGCACCTACAAGCGCATCCTCTGGGGGCCCGAACGCCCCGGCGACGAATACCTCACCGACCGGCTTGGCCGACAGTCCGTGGAGTTCATGGAGCGTGAACACGAGAGGGGACGCCCGTTCTTCCTCTACCTCGCCTTCAACGCGCCGCACAGCCCGATGCAGGCCAAGAAGGAAGACCGCAAAGTCGTGGAACACCTCGAGACCGAGGCGACCAAGATGTACGGCGCGATGCTGCACTCGATGGACGAGAACATCGGAAAGGTGCTCGATGCGCTCGACCGTATGGGGATCGCAGACAACACGATCGTGGCGTTTGCCAGCGACAACGGGCCGTCGTTTGCGTACCGGGTCGATTGGCCCGAAAACTGGCCGCGCGAGCTGCTGGGGAGCGCTGGTCCGCTGCGGGGCCACAAAGGCATGTTCACTGAGGGCGGTATCCGCGTGCCCTACATCATCCGCTGGCCCGACGGCCTCCAGGCCGGTCAGGTCTACGAACGCCCGGTCAGCACCATGGACTTGTATCCCACGTTCTGCGCCGCGGCGGGCATCCCCATCCCCGAGACAACCAAGCTCGACGGCGTGAACCTGCTGCCGTACCTGCGCGGCGAAGTCGAGGGCGACCCGCACGACGTCCTGTACTGGAGCATCCGCAACCGCGGCGCGGTCCGCCAAGGCGACTGGAAGCTCTACGTCGATGGCAAACCCCAGCTGTACAACCTGGCCAACGACATCGGCGAAACCACCGACCTCAGCAAGCAACACCCCGAGATCACCCGGGAACTCAATCAGAAGTTCCAGGCCTTCCTCGAGATGCAGCCGCCCAAGCTCTACAAGGGCAAGACGCCGTTCGATTAA